A single Plasmodium knowlesi strain H genome assembly, chromosome: 13 DNA region contains:
- a CDS encoding U6 snRNA-associated Sm-like protein LSm7, putative: MSVLPTTPAYNKENKFMTDIKKFMNQKIRVKFDGGREVVGNLIGHDAIFNLVLDKTEEYIRDPNDSLVITEKTRSIGLVVARGTSIALITPVDGTQEIANPFISEEK, translated from the exons ATGTCGGTGCTTCCAACGACCCCAGCATATAACAAAGAGAACAAGTTCATGACAGACATCAAGAAATTTATGAACCAGAAGATTCGCGTCAAGTTCGATGGTGGAAGAGAAG TTGTTGGCAATTTAATTGGTCACGATGCCATCTTCAACTTAGTGTTGGACAAAACTGAGGAATATATAAGAG ACCCGAATGACAGCCTCGTCATAACGGAGAAAACGAGGAGCATCGGTTTGGTCGTCGCCAGGGGGACATCG ATCGCCCTCATAACGCCAGTAGACGGCACGCAAGAAATCGCCAATCCATTCATATCGGAAGAAAAGTGA